In a single window of the Sphingosinicella microcystinivorans genome:
- the modB gene encoding molybdate ABC transporter permease subunit: MLSPGEIEVLLLTLKVGVTAVAATLPFAFALAWLLARATFPGKVLLDGLVHLPLVLPPVVTGWLLLLAFGRNGPIGAWLEDWFGVTVMFRWTGAAIAAAVMALPLMVRALRLSIEAVDRGLESAARTLGAGRTRVFLSVTLPLSAPGVLVACVLGFARSIGEFGATITFVSNVPGETQTVPLAIYSALQLPGGEVQVLRLAVIAIVLSLAALVASEILARRAARGRHVL, translated from the coding sequence ATGCTCTCTCCCGGTGAGATCGAGGTCCTGCTGCTGACGCTCAAGGTCGGCGTCACGGCGGTTGCGGCGACGCTGCCGTTCGCGTTCGCGCTCGCGTGGCTGCTCGCCCGGGCGACCTTTCCGGGCAAGGTGCTGCTCGACGGTCTCGTGCATCTGCCGCTCGTTCTGCCGCCCGTCGTTACCGGCTGGCTGCTGCTGCTTGCCTTCGGACGGAACGGGCCGATCGGCGCATGGCTGGAGGACTGGTTCGGCGTCACCGTCATGTTCCGCTGGACCGGCGCTGCCATCGCGGCGGCGGTGATGGCGCTGCCGCTGATGGTGCGGGCGCTGCGGCTCTCCATCGAGGCCGTCGATCGCGGCCTCGAAAGTGCCGCCCGCACGCTCGGCGCGGGCCGGACGCGCGTGTTCCTCTCGGTCACGCTGCCGCTTTCCGCCCCCGGCGTGCTTGTCGCCTGCGTGCTCGGCTTCGCGCGCTCGATCGGCGAGTTTGGCGCGACGATCACGTTCGTGTCGAACGTGCCCGGCGAAACGCAGACGGTGCCGCTCGCCATCTACAGCGCGCTCCAGCTTCCGGGCGGGGAGGTGCAGGTGCTGCGCCTTGCCGTCATCGCCATCGTGCTGTCGCTCGCGGCGCTGGTGGCGTCCGAGATCCTGGCGCGCCGCGCCGCGCGGGGGCGTCATGTCCTTTGA
- the pdxA gene encoding 4-hydroxythreonine-4-phosphate dehydrogenase PdxA, translating to MIQPIAVTLGDPAGIGPEIIGRCWELRETLGLPPFFGIGNRDSLAGVWKGPVCQIEHPDDVGGCCDALPLIEVADSEVVQPGRPTLIGARCALDALEIATGLTRSGAAGALVTGPVSKAQLQAIGFTHPGQTEFVGERCGVFAANLAMMLVGPTLRTVPVTIHVALADVPQRLTTDLIVSRGRAAAKGLTRNFGIENPRLAVAGLNPHAGESGLLGREEIDVIAPAIAELRAEGIDAFGPLSADAMFHEHARKSYDAALCMYHDQALVPLKTLHFDEGVNLTLGLPIVRTAPDHGTAFDIAGKGIASHRAMAAAIRTAHECAVHRAID from the coding sequence ATGATCCAACCGATCGCCGTCACGCTCGGCGACCCCGCCGGTATCGGCCCGGAGATCATCGGGCGGTGCTGGGAACTGCGCGAAACGCTCGGTCTTCCGCCCTTCTTCGGGATCGGCAACCGCGACTCGCTCGCGGGCGTCTGGAAAGGTCCCGTCTGCCAGATCGAGCATCCCGACGATGTCGGCGGCTGCTGCGACGCGCTGCCGCTGATCGAGGTCGCCGACAGCGAGGTGGTGCAGCCCGGCAGGCCGACGCTGATCGGCGCGCGCTGCGCGCTCGACGCGCTCGAGATCGCGACCGGGCTCACCCGCAGCGGCGCGGCGGGCGCGCTCGTCACGGGGCCCGTCTCCAAGGCGCAGCTTCAGGCGATCGGCTTCACGCACCCGGGGCAGACGGAATTCGTCGGCGAGCGCTGCGGCGTGTTCGCGGCGAACCTCGCGATGATGCTCGTCGGCCCGACGCTGCGCACCGTGCCCGTCACCATCCACGTGGCGCTCGCCGATGTGCCGCAGCGGCTCACCACCGACCTCATCGTCAGCCGCGGGCGCGCGGCGGCGAAGGGGCTGACGCGCAATTTCGGCATCGAGAACCCGCGCCTCGCCGTTGCCGGGCTGAACCCGCACGCGGGCGAGAGCGGACTCCTCGGCCGCGAGGAGATCGACGTGATCGCCCCTGCGATCGCGGAGCTGCGCGCCGAGGGCATCGACGCGTTCGGGCCGCTTTCCGCCGATGCGATGTTCCACGAACATGCCCGCAAGAGCTATGACGCCGCGCTCTGCATGTATCACGACCAGGCGCTGGTGCCGCTGAAGACCCTGCACTTCGACGAGGGCGTGAACCTGACGCTGGGCCTGCCGATCGTGCGCACGGCGCCCGACCACGGCACGGCGTTCGATATCGCCGGAAAAGGGATCGCGAGCCACCGCGCGATGGCGGCCGCGATCAGGACGGCGCACGAATGCGCCGTGCACCGCGCGATTGACTGA
- a CDS encoding M28 family peptidase, with protein sequence MSKSRFSVPLLALLSLAACATGARAGPAVTPEGIAAHVTELASDAYEGREPGTAGEAKTLAYIEAAYGRIGLQPVSGDGYRLPVPLLKSEAAGGRISVGSVTLEGGETVAIRAPVAEARRAVMGDIVFAGYGISLPEQGRDDFAGIDLTGRIALVFAGLPDGTAEPSEALRRQAARAAKLANAARAGAAGVVIVYDLPPEDDVWRGAHAHAARTVLQIEGQAAGQAEVLYAVVGREAGTALARGLGADLPALKAEAAAAGFRPRLLGPGALSAENRLERFVSYNLAGALPGRKHPDEYIVYIAHWDHLGHCGTGADTICNGAVDNASGVGGLIELAEAFAKGKRPDRSVLFLATTAEESGLLGGKHFAASGPVDADRMVAAFGLDTIAANGPSDDVVVLGQGLTSLDARLAAAAKAQGRRIVAMPDAQGFYARSDHFAFAEVGVPAVIATGIFAGSGFGDYMGSHYHQPSDEVSLAIDYRGAAADMNLLLAVGQGLANSREWPAWTKLSPYQRRP encoded by the coding sequence ATGTCGAAATCCCGATTTTCCGTTCCGCTTCTGGCCCTTCTGTCGCTTGCGGCATGTGCGACCGGAGCGCGCGCCGGTCCCGCCGTCACGCCGGAAGGCATTGCCGCGCATGTCACCGAACTGGCCTCCGACGCCTATGAGGGCCGCGAGCCGGGCACGGCGGGCGAGGCGAAGACGCTCGCCTATATCGAAGCCGCCTATGGCCGCATCGGGTTGCAGCCGGTTTCGGGAGACGGCTACCGCTTGCCCGTGCCGCTGCTGAAGTCGGAGGCCGCGGGCGGGCGCATCTCGGTGGGGTCCGTGACCCTTGAGGGCGGCGAGACGGTGGCGATCCGCGCGCCCGTGGCCGAGGCGAGACGTGCCGTCATGGGCGACATCGTGTTCGCGGGCTACGGCATTTCGCTCCCCGAACAGGGACGTGACGACTTTGCCGGCATCGACCTTACCGGCAGGATCGCGTTGGTCTTTGCCGGTCTTCCGGACGGAACGGCGGAGCCGTCCGAAGCCCTGCGCCGGCAGGCCGCGCGCGCGGCGAAGCTGGCGAATGCGGCGCGTGCCGGGGCTGCCGGGGTCGTCATCGTCTACGACCTGCCGCCGGAAGACGATGTCTGGCGCGGCGCGCACGCCCATGCGGCCCGAACGGTGTTGCAGATCGAAGGGCAGGCGGCCGGGCAGGCCGAGGTGCTCTACGCGGTCGTCGGCCGCGAGGCCGGAACCGCGCTCGCGCGCGGCCTTGGCGCGGATCTTCCGGCGCTGAAGGCCGAAGCCGCGGCGGCGGGTTTCAGGCCGAGACTGCTCGGCCCCGGTGCGCTCTCCGCCGAGAACCGGCTGGAGCGCTTCGTTTCCTACAATCTCGCCGGTGCGCTTCCCGGCCGAAAGCATCCGGACGAATACATCGTCTACATCGCCCACTGGGATCACCTCGGCCACTGCGGGACCGGCGCGGACACGATCTGCAACGGCGCGGTCGACAACGCGAGCGGCGTCGGCGGCCTCATCGAACTCGCGGAGGCGTTCGCGAAGGGCAAGCGCCCGGACCGATCCGTGCTGTTCCTTGCCACGACCGCCGAGGAGAGCGGGCTGCTCGGCGGCAAGCACTTCGCCGCCTCAGGCCCCGTCGATGCGGACCGGATGGTCGCCGCGTTCGGGCTGGACACCATCGCCGCGAACGGCCCCTCCGACGATGTCGTCGTGCTCGGGCAGGGGCTCACCAGCCTCGACGCGCGGCTGGCCGCGGCCGCCAAGGCGCAGGGCCGCCGCATCGTGGCGATGCCCGACGCGCAGGGCTTCTACGCGCGCTCGGACCATTTCGCCTTCGCCGAGGTCGGCGTGCCTGCCGTCATCGCGACCGGCATCTTCGCGGGCAGCGGCTTCGGCGACTACATGGGCAGTCACTATCACCAGCCCTCCGACGAGGTGTCGCTCGCAATCGACTATCGCGGCGCGGCGGCCGACATGAACCTGCTGCTCGCGGTCGGTCAGGGCCTTGCGAACAGCCGCGAATGGCCCGCATGGACGAAATTGTCGCCATATCAGCGGCGACCGTAG
- the guaB gene encoding IMP dehydrogenase, which yields MDIRLGLTFDDVLLVPGESEVLPSETDLSTRVTREISLNVPILSSAMDTVTEADMAIVMAQVGGLGVLHRNLTIEEQAQAVRQVKRFESGMVVNPVTMHADQTLGEALDLMKRHRISGIPVVERSPSGQPGKLIGIVTNRDVRFAEHPEQPISELMTKDNLATVHPGVTHEEARKLLHQRRIEKLLVVDDAYRCIGLITVKDIEKAVTFPAATKDAAGRLRVAAATTTGDAGFERTEALIEAECDLIVVDTAHGHSVRVAEAVSRIRKLSNTVQIIAGNVATAEATRALIDAGADGIKVGIGPGSICTTRVVAGVGVPQFTAIQDAAEEAVKSGVPVIADGGLRTSGDIAKAIAGGASAVMVGSLLAGTEEAPGETFLYQGRSYKAYRGMGSVAAMARGSADRYFQQDIKDQMKLVPEGIEGQVPYKGPAKDIIHQLAGGLKAAMGYTGARTIADLQQRARFVRITNAGLRESHVHDVTITREAPNYPTR from the coding sequence ATGGACATCCGGCTCGGACTCACTTTCGATGATGTCCTGCTGGTGCCCGGCGAGTCCGAAGTGCTGCCGAGCGAGACCGATCTCTCGACGCGCGTCACGCGCGAGATTTCCCTGAATGTTCCGATACTTTCCTCGGCGATGGACACGGTGACCGAGGCCGACATGGCGATCGTCATGGCGCAGGTCGGCGGCCTCGGCGTCTTGCACCGCAACCTTACCATCGAGGAGCAGGCGCAGGCCGTGCGGCAGGTGAAGCGCTTCGAATCGGGCATGGTGGTGAACCCGGTGACGATGCACGCCGACCAGACGCTCGGCGAGGCGCTCGACCTGATGAAGCGTCACCGCATCAGCGGCATCCCCGTCGTCGAGCGCAGCCCGAGCGGCCAGCCCGGCAAACTCATCGGTATCGTGACGAACCGCGACGTGCGCTTCGCCGAGCACCCCGAGCAGCCGATCAGCGAGCTGATGACGAAGGACAATCTCGCCACCGTCCACCCCGGCGTGACGCACGAGGAAGCGCGCAAGCTGCTGCACCAGCGCCGCATCGAGAAGCTGCTCGTCGTCGACGACGCCTACCGCTGCATCGGCCTCATCACGGTGAAGGACATCGAGAAGGCCGTGACCTTCCCGGCGGCGACCAAGGACGCGGCGGGCCGTCTGCGCGTCGCGGCGGCGACGACGACGGGTGATGCCGGTTTCGAGCGCACCGAGGCGCTGATCGAGGCCGAGTGCGACCTCATCGTCGTCGACACGGCGCACGGCCATTCGGTGCGCGTCGCCGAGGCGGTGAGCCGCATCCGCAAGCTTTCGAACACCGTCCAGATCATCGCGGGCAACGTCGCGACGGCGGAGGCGACGCGCGCGCTGATTGACGCGGGCGCGGATGGCATCAAGGTCGGCATCGGGCCGGGCTCGATCTGCACCACGCGCGTCGTCGCGGGCGTCGGCGTGCCGCAGTTCACGGCGATTCAGGATGCCGCCGAGGAGGCCGTGAAGTCCGGCGTCCCGGTGATCGCGGACGGCGGCCTGCGCACCTCCGGCGACATCGCCAAGGCGATCGCGGGCGGCGCGTCCGCCGTCATGGTCGGCTCGCTGCTCGCGGGCACCGAGGAGGCGCCGGGCGAGACGTTCCTCTATCAGGGCCGCAGCTACAAGGCGTATCGCGGCATGGGTTCGGTCGCGGCGATGGCGCGCGGCTCGGCGGACCGCTACTTCCAGCAGGACATCAAGGACCAGATGAAGCTGGTGCCCGAGGGCATCGAGGGGCAGGTGCCCTACAAGGGCCCGGCGAAGGACATCATTCACCAGCTCGCGGGCGGCCTCAAGGCGGCGATGGGCTACACGGGCGCCCGCACGATCGCCGATCTCCAGCAGCGCGCGCGTTTCGTCCGCATCACCAACGCGGGCCTCCGCGAAAGCCACGTCCACGACGTGACGATCACGCGCGAGGCGCCCAATTATCCGACGCGCTAA
- a CDS encoding tetratricopeptide repeat protein: MQSRIMLAGIAVAIATASSVAYCKTAEPRIAPLSMQLTRSGEALLNDRKAQAAIDQFETALAVDPKNTRAYIGIARSYDMLGLPGRAVKFYREALAIDPNDLTALSEQGEAYMARGAVALAKDNLERIRKLCQGECQSAVTLAAAIEKGPPATVTAAAEKAPTPKIN, translated from the coding sequence ATGCAGTCTAGGATCATGCTCGCCGGAATCGCTGTCGCCATCGCCACGGCGTCGAGCGTCGCCTATTGCAAGACGGCGGAGCCCCGCATCGCGCCGCTTTCGATGCAGTTGACGCGTAGCGGCGAAGCGCTCCTCAATGACCGCAAGGCGCAGGCCGCGATCGACCAGTTCGAAACCGCGCTCGCCGTCGATCCCAAGAACACGCGCGCCTACATCGGCATCGCGCGCTCCTACGACATGCTCGGCCTGCCGGGCCGTGCCGTGAAGTTCTACCGCGAGGCGCTGGCCATCGATCCCAACGACCTGACCGCGCTCTCGGAGCAGGGCGAGGCGTACATGGCGCGCGGCGCCGTCGCGCTGGCGAAGGACAATCTGGAGCGCATCCGCAAGCTCTGTCAGGGCGAGTGCCAGAGCGCGGTGACGCTCGCGGCCGCGATCGAGAAGGGTCCGCCCGCGACCGTGACGGCGGCCGCCGAAAAGGCCCCGACGCCCAAGATCAACTAG
- the flbT gene encoding flagellar biosynthesis repressor FlbT: MPFKLSLDPGEKFAINGAVVVNGDRRAVLMVENQAAVLRDSDVIREDEARTPATRLYFVCMLSYLDADAADSHYPRFSEHMDAFMEVVENPRVRLICAQISLAMMNREYYRALSGCRELIEYETLILGGADDGQRLQSRA, translated from the coding sequence GTGCCGTTCAAACTGTCGCTCGATCCGGGCGAGAAATTCGCCATCAACGGCGCCGTCGTCGTCAACGGCGACCGTCGCGCCGTGCTGATGGTCGAAAACCAGGCCGCGGTGCTTCGCGACAGCGACGTGATCCGCGAGGACGAGGCGCGGACGCCGGCGACCCGCCTCTATTTCGTCTGTATGCTGTCGTATCTCGATGCCGACGCGGCGGACAGCCACTATCCGCGCTTCAGCGAGCACATGGACGCGTTCATGGAGGTGGTGGAAAACCCCCGCGTGCGTCTCATCTGCGCGCAGATCAGCCTCGCGATGATGAACCGCGAATACTACCGGGCGCTTTCCGGCTGCCGCGAGCTCATCGAGTATGAAACGCTGATCCTCGGCGGCGCCGACGACGGGCAGCGGCTGCAAAGCCGGGCGTAA
- a CDS encoding RsmB/NOP family class I SAM-dependent RNA methyltransferase, with translation MTPAARVEAAIALLDEIIDAAVGGGAAADTIIQRYFKTRRYAGSGDRRAIRELVYRVIRALGERPESGRAAMLGYARGEASDVLALFGTDSRGPAAIAEDEPAAVPGVAPAWLAVKFAAEYADADSLLGALAQRAPLDLRANRLKTTREAVLPLVPGAVPTLHAPDGLRVDGLNVEDLPVYKDGLIEVQDEGSQLIVAACRARSGMTVIDLCAGAGGKTLALAADMANRGRLVACDADRSRLSRLGPRAERAGAANIETRLLDAGREEDALGDLIGAADVVLVDAPCSGTGTWRRNPEARWRLTPQRLLRLAALQARLADLGVRLLKPGGRLVYAVCSLLPEEGRLQAEALKERHPDLIPDAGGARLLRPDRDGTDGFFIAGYEKSC, from the coding sequence GTGACGCCCGCCGCGCGCGTCGAGGCGGCGATCGCGCTGCTCGACGAGATCATCGACGCTGCTGTCGGCGGCGGTGCGGCGGCGGACACCATCATCCAGCGTTACTTCAAGACGCGGCGCTACGCCGGGTCGGGGGATCGCCGGGCCATCCGTGAACTCGTTTACCGCGTGATCCGCGCGCTCGGCGAACGCCCCGAAAGCGGGCGGGCGGCGATGCTCGGCTACGCCCGCGGCGAAGCGTCTGACGTGCTGGCGCTGTTCGGCACCGACTCGCGCGGCCCGGCCGCGATCGCCGAGGACGAACCGGCCGCAGTGCCGGGAGTGGCGCCCGCATGGCTCGCCGTGAAATTCGCAGCCGAGTACGCCGACGCCGACAGCCTGCTCGGCGCACTAGCCCAGCGCGCTCCGCTCGATCTCAGGGCGAACCGGCTGAAGACGACGCGCGAGGCTGTGCTGCCGCTCGTCCCCGGCGCCGTCCCGACTCTCCATGCGCCGGACGGTCTCCGCGTCGACGGCCTCAATGTCGAGGACCTGCCCGTCTACAAGGACGGCCTGATCGAGGTGCAGGATGAGGGCAGCCAGCTCATCGTCGCCGCCTGCCGCGCGCGGTCGGGTATGACCGTCATCGACCTCTGCGCGGGCGCGGGCGGCAAGACGCTGGCGCTGGCGGCGGACATGGCGAACCGCGGCCGCCTCGTCGCCTGCGATGCCGACCGGTCGCGGCTTTCGCGTCTCGGCCCGCGCGCGGAGCGGGCGGGTGCGGCGAACATCGAGACGCGCCTTCTCGATGCGGGCCGCGAGGAAGACGCGCTCGGCGATCTGATCGGCGCGGCAGACGTGGTGCTCGTCGACGCGCCGTGCAGCGGCACGGGGACGTGGCGGCGCAATCCGGAGGCGCGCTGGCGGCTCACGCCCCAGCGGCTTCTCCGGCTCGCGGCGTTGCAGGCCCGTCTCGCCGATCTCGGCGTGCGTCTGCTGAAGCCCGGCGGCAGGCTGGTCTACGCCGTCTGCTCGCTGCTCCCCGAGGAAGGGCGGCTTCAGGCGGAGGCCTTGAAGGAGCGCCATCCGGACCTGATACCGGACGCCGGAGGGGCGCGTCTTCTGCGCCCGGATCGCGACGGAACCGACGGTTTCTTCATCGCAGGTTATGAAAAGTCATGCTAG
- the rsmA gene encoding 16S rRNA (adenine(1518)-N(6)/adenine(1519)-N(6))-dimethyltransferase RsmA, with product MTDGLPPGLAALPPLREVIAQHGLTAKKAFGQNFLFDSNLLDKIARVPGPFSGARVYEVGPGPGGLTRALLRAGAEVTAVEMDIRCLPALAELGEAADGRLTVIEGDAMRIDEPALLGAPAHIVANLPYNVGTALLVRWLTTDPWPPWWRSLSLMFQKEVAERIVAAPGTDAYGRLSVLAQWRSRPRIALSLPPRAFIPPPKVDSAVVHIVPAEAPEGVPVSAIERVTAAAFGQRRKMLRASLKALPGGLEALAASGIDGARRAETLSVDEFVALARCWAAPS from the coding sequence TTGACTGACGGTTTACCGCCCGGCCTCGCCGCGCTGCCACCGCTGCGCGAGGTGATCGCGCAGCACGGGCTGACGGCGAAAAAGGCGTTCGGCCAGAATTTCCTGTTCGATTCCAACCTTCTCGACAAGATCGCGCGTGTTCCGGGGCCGTTCTCCGGCGCGCGTGTCTACGAGGTCGGGCCGGGCCCCGGCGGCCTTACCCGGGCACTGCTGCGCGCGGGCGCCGAGGTCACGGCGGTGGAGATGGACATCCGCTGCCTGCCGGCGCTCGCCGAACTCGGCGAGGCAGCGGATGGGCGGCTCACGGTCATCGAAGGCGACGCGATGCGGATCGACGAGCCCGCGCTGCTCGGCGCGCCCGCGCACATCGTCGCGAACCTGCCCTACAACGTCGGCACCGCGCTTCTCGTCCGCTGGCTCACCACCGACCCGTGGCCGCCGTGGTGGCGGAGCCTCAGCCTGATGTTCCAGAAGGAGGTCGCCGAGCGCATCGTCGCGGCGCCGGGCACGGATGCCTACGGGCGCCTCTCCGTCCTCGCGCAGTGGCGCTCGCGGCCGCGCATCGCGCTGTCGCTGCCGCCTCGCGCGTTCATCCCACCGCCCAAGGTGGATTCGGCGGTGGTCCACATCGTGCCCGCCGAAGCGCCGGAAGGTGTGCCTGTCTCGGCCATCGAGCGAGTGACGGCGGCGGCGTTCGGCCAGCGCCGCAAGATGCTGCGCGCCAGCCTCAAGGCGCTGCCGGGCGGCCTCGAAGCGCTCGCGGCGAGCGGCATCGACGGTGCGCGGCGCGCGGAAACGCTCTCGGTCGACGAGTTCGTGGCGCTCGCCCGCTGCTGGGCCGCGCCTAGTTGA
- a CDS encoding ATP-binding cassette domain-containing protein, whose product MSFDVDIERRVGEIRVSARFSGSGLVVLFGPSGAGKTSVLNMVAGLLTPERGHVRIGAETLFDAAAAVDLPPERRRLGYVFQDSRLFPHLRVRENLLYGHRLARPEDRWMAFDDAVRMLDIAHLLERWPKALSGGEARRVAIGRALLAGPRALLMDEPLSFLDRARREEVLRVVERIRDTLKLPILYVTHDEREVERLATQIIEIG is encoded by the coding sequence ATGTCCTTTGACGTCGACATCGAGCGCCGCGTCGGCGAGATACGCGTTTCCGCCCGGTTCTCGGGAAGCGGTCTCGTCGTGCTGTTCGGGCCGTCGGGCGCGGGCAAGACCTCCGTGCTCAATATGGTGGCCGGCCTGCTCACGCCCGAACGCGGCCATGTCCGCATCGGCGCGGAGACGCTGTTCGATGCCGCCGCGGCCGTCGACTTGCCGCCGGAGCGCCGACGGCTCGGCTATGTGTTTCAGGATTCGCGGCTTTTCCCGCACCTCAGGGTTCGCGAAAACCTGCTCTACGGCCACCGCCTCGCAAGGCCGGAGGACCGCTGGATGGCGTTCGACGACGCGGTCCGGATGCTCGATATCGCGCACCTGCTGGAGCGATGGCCGAAGGCGCTTTCGGGCGGGGAGGCGCGCCGCGTCGCCATCGGCCGCGCGCTGCTCGCGGGGCCGCGTGCGCTGCTCATGGACGAGCCGCTGTCGTTCCTCGACCGCGCGCGGCGCGAGGAGGTGCTCCGCGTCGTCGAGCGCATCCGCGACACGCTGAAGCTGCCCATCCTTTACGTGACGCACGACGAGCGCGAGGTGGAGCGGCTGGCGACGCAGATCATCGAGATCGGCTGA
- the modA gene encoding molybdate ABC transporter substrate-binding protein, with product MARLVLLAVLVLFGAVSARAEDRAPVVLAAASLQEALGAAADAWAKQRHPRPVLSFAGSSALARQIEAGAPADLFISADEDWMDHLDRRSLLAPGSRKVIAGNRLVLVAPVDSTVRLRIAKGFPLARALGSGRLAMADPAGVPAGRYGRAALEALGVWAAVEPRVVRSENVRAALALVERGEAPFGIVYATDAAASRKVRVVGVFPASSHPPIRYPAALLKTAKAKDAPAFLAFLTSREARGIFARHGFSAP from the coding sequence ATGGCCCGCCTCGTCCTCCTTGCCGTTCTCGTCCTGTTCGGTGCCGTTTCGGCGCGCGCCGAGGACCGCGCGCCGGTCGTGCTCGCGGCGGCATCGCTTCAGGAGGCGCTCGGCGCGGCGGCGGACGCATGGGCGAAGCAGCGGCATCCGCGCCCCGTCCTCTCGTTCGCCGGATCGTCGGCGCTGGCGCGGCAGATCGAGGCGGGCGCGCCAGCGGACCTCTTCATTTCCGCCGACGAGGACTGGATGGACCACCTCGACCGGCGCAGCCTGCTTGCGCCCGGCAGCCGCAAGGTCATCGCGGGCAACAGGCTGGTGCTGGTCGCCCCCGTCGATTCGACCGTGCGGCTCAGGATCGCGAAGGGCTTTCCGCTCGCGCGCGCGCTCGGCTCCGGGCGGCTGGCGATGGCCGATCCCGCCGGTGTCCCCGCCGGACGCTACGGCCGCGCCGCGCTCGAAGCGCTCGGCGTCTGGGCGGCTGTCGAGCCGCGCGTCGTGCGGTCGGAGAACGTGCGCGCCGCGCTTGCGCTCGTCGAGCGCGGCGAGGCGCCGTTCGGGATCGTCTATGCCACGGATGCGGCCGCGTCGCGCAAGGTCCGCGTGGTCGGCGTGTTCCCGGCATCGAGCCATCCGCCGATCCGCTATCCCGCCGCGCTGCTGAAGACGGCGAAGGCGAAGGACGCGCCCGCGTTCCTCGCGTTTCTCACCTCGCGCGAGGCACGGGGCATCTTCGCCCGGCACGGCTTTTCCGCCCCGTAA
- a CDS encoding peptidylprolyl isomerase yields MRFSTLRWLGAGVAVLAAGSTLAQNSPLAGLTDPEIEILGQPVDPTVRKATAIVNGDVITDTDIDQRLNLVLAANQGQVSDDERTRLRLQVLRNLIDEKLQIQEATAQEVRIAQDEVDQAFTRVASNFRMSSDQFDEFLKARGTSQTSLKQQIHAELAWSRLLRRRVEPFVNVGDDEVQALIDRLNAAKGTEEFRIAEIFLTATAENAEQVRENAQRIVDQVRQGGSFIAYARQFSEASTAAVGGDLGWVRPAQLSPELAPVVESLPRGDVSNPIQIPGGFAIIALVDKRQVLAADPKDAVLAVKQITVPLPADVTQQQAAGIVQRLQAGTQGMGGCGGAEALAESFGGNVVANDQVRLGDLPPQLQEIMEPMQIGQSTPPFGTREDGIRVLVLCGREDPPDAGAPSFDQLYAQMEESKVAMAARRYLRDLRRDAVIDYR; encoded by the coding sequence ATGAGGTTTTCGACGCTGCGCTGGCTTGGTGCCGGTGTCGCAGTTCTTGCTGCAGGGTCAACACTGGCCCAGAATTCGCCGCTCGCCGGCCTCACCGATCCCGAAATCGAGATTCTCGGCCAGCCTGTCGACCCGACCGTTCGCAAGGCGACTGCGATCGTCAACGGCGACGTCATCACCGACACCGACATCGACCAGCGTCTCAATCTGGTGCTTGCCGCCAATCAGGGGCAGGTGTCCGACGACGAACGCACGCGCCTTCGGCTTCAGGTGCTGCGCAACCTCATCGACGAGAAGCTCCAGATCCAGGAAGCGACCGCGCAGGAAGTGAGGATCGCGCAGGACGAGGTCGACCAGGCGTTCACGCGCGTCGCCTCCAACTTCCGCATGAGCAGCGACCAGTTCGACGAGTTCCTGAAGGCGCGCGGCACGTCGCAGACCTCGCTGAAGCAGCAGATCCACGCCGAGCTTGCATGGAGCCGCCTGCTGCGCCGCCGCGTCGAGCCGTTCGTGAACGTCGGCGACGACGAGGTGCAGGCGCTGATCGACCGTCTCAATGCCGCCAAGGGCACCGAGGAGTTCCGCATCGCCGAGATCTTCCTGACCGCGACGGCGGAAAACGCCGAGCAGGTCCGCGAGAACGCACAGCGCATCGTCGATCAGGTGCGGCAGGGCGGCTCGTTCATCGCCTATGCGCGGCAGTTCTCCGAAGCCTCGACGGCGGCGGTCGGCGGCGATCTCGGCTGGGTACGCCCGGCGCAGCTTTCGCCCGAGCTGGCCCCGGTGGTGGAGAGCCTGCCGCGCGGCGACGTCTCCAACCCCATCCAGATTCCCGGCGGCTTCGCGATCATCGCGCTCGTCGACAAGCGTCAGGTGCTCGCCGCCGATCCCAAGGACGCGGTGCTCGCCGTGAAGCAGATCACCGTGCCGCTGCCCGCGGACGTGACGCAGCAGCAGGCCGCGGGCATCGTGCAGCGGTTGCAGGCGGGCACGCAGGGCATGGGCGGCTGCGGCGGCGCCGAGGCGCTCGCCGAGAGCTTCGGGGGCAATGTCGTCGCCAACGATCAGGTCCGGCTCGGCGACCTGCCGCCGCAGCTTCAGGAGATCATGGAGCCGATGCAGATCGGCCAGAGCACGCCGCCCTTCGGCACGCGCGAGGACGGCATCCGCGTGCTCGTGCTCTGCGGCCGCGAGGACCCGCCCGACGCCGGCGCGCCCTCGTTCGACCAGCTCTACGCGCAGATGGAAGAGAGCAAGGTCGCGATGGCGGCGCGCCGCTACCTGCGCGACCTTCGCCGCGACGCCGTTATCGACTACCGGTGA